In Streptomyces sp. NBC_01439, the following are encoded in one genomic region:
- a CDS encoding Crp/Fnr family transcriptional regulator, whose translation MRFERGERLLREGEYGSYVFLLLSGWYKVLARTQDDREGLLAVRAGGDLVGELACFDAQPRVATVVAAGTGSAKLIGRQPFLDLLATYEEAAQAVMCTVAGKLRWATRRRQDFGGCPVGTRVARVLLELARAYGHPCATGVSIGVSLTQPELAELVGASEPSVHRELRSLRERGVVETGYRRVLVRDLSVLTLVADGDAPQRNVPAGIGHGVAAAPTTPTRPTPRPV comes from the coding sequence GTGCGATTCGAGCGGGGCGAACGATTACTGCGGGAGGGCGAGTACGGCTCGTACGTGTTCCTCCTCCTCAGCGGCTGGTACAAGGTGCTGGCCCGGACGCAGGACGATCGCGAGGGTCTGTTGGCGGTCCGGGCCGGCGGGGACCTCGTCGGCGAGCTGGCCTGTTTCGATGCCCAGCCCCGGGTCGCCACGGTGGTGGCCGCCGGAACGGGCAGCGCGAAACTGATAGGCCGGCAGCCGTTCCTGGACCTCCTCGCGACGTACGAGGAGGCGGCGCAGGCCGTGATGTGCACGGTGGCCGGGAAGCTGCGCTGGGCGACGCGGCGACGGCAGGACTTCGGCGGTTGCCCGGTGGGGACACGGGTGGCCCGGGTCCTGCTCGAGTTGGCCCGGGCGTACGGGCACCCCTGCGCGACCGGCGTCTCGATCGGGGTTTCGCTCACGCAGCCCGAGTTGGCGGAGCTGGTCGGCGCCTCCGAACCGAGCGTGCACCGGGAACTGCGTTCCCTGCGCGAGCGGGGCGTCGTCGAGACCGGCTACCGCCGGGTCCTGGTCAGGGACCTATCGGTACTGACGCTCGTCGCCGACGGGGACGCCCCTCAACGGAACGTCCCCGCGGGCATCGGCCACGGGGTCGCCGCGGCGCCCACCACCCCCACCCGCCCGACACCGCGGCCGGTGTAG
- a CDS encoding carboxylate-amine ligase, which produces MIEPGNSTASTGTTQNTGRPAVPLTVGVEEEFLLVDARSFRVVPAAPLVLATAGGLPGELHPEGTRYQVEISTPIAHSAASLRAELAALRRTVGRAARAHGCRLLAAPSPVVAVEGPLHLTDDLPRQREQHRRFGALTDTLVSCGRHIHIGTLDVDTAVAVSNRIRPWLPTLIALAANSPFWGGRDTGHASWRAMAWSGWPSAGLPPHFTSTAHFRRSVQTLLGSGAALDTKMVYWDLRPSGHWPTLEIRAPDMSPDIDSAVLQAELARALVSTALREIAERRPEPAVRDDVLRLARWRAAHDGLEGFGLDPYSGTELPAADLAEALLDLVAPELAAAGDLDHAAKTLAGLLRDGSGAHRQRVAFARRQDLTDVLRHLTDETEDF; this is translated from the coding sequence GTGATCGAACCTGGCAACAGCACCGCGAGCACCGGCACGACGCAGAACACGGGACGCCCCGCCGTCCCCCTCACCGTCGGCGTCGAGGAGGAGTTCCTGCTCGTCGACGCCCGCAGCTTCCGGGTGGTTCCCGCCGCCCCGCTGGTCCTGGCGACGGCCGGCGGGCTGCCCGGCGAACTCCACCCCGAAGGCACCCGCTACCAGGTGGAGATATCGACCCCGATAGCCCACTCGGCGGCTTCGCTGCGCGCCGAGCTCGCCGCGCTGCGGCGCACCGTCGGCCGGGCCGCCCGCGCCCACGGCTGCCGGCTGCTGGCCGCCCCCTCGCCGGTCGTCGCCGTGGAGGGACCGCTGCACCTGACCGACGACCTGCCGCGCCAGCGCGAGCAGCACCGCCGCTTCGGCGCGCTCACCGACACGCTGGTCAGCTGCGGCCGCCACATTCACATCGGCACGCTCGACGTGGACACGGCGGTGGCCGTGTCCAACCGGATCAGACCCTGGCTGCCCACGCTGATCGCGCTGGCCGCCAACTCGCCGTTCTGGGGCGGCCGTGACACCGGTCATGCCAGCTGGCGGGCCATGGCCTGGTCCGGCTGGCCCTCGGCGGGCCTGCCCCCGCACTTCACGTCCACGGCGCACTTCCGGCGCTCGGTGCAGACCCTGCTCGGCTCCGGGGCGGCCCTGGACACCAAGATGGTCTACTGGGACCTCCGCCCCTCCGGACACTGGCCGACGCTCGAGATCCGGGCGCCCGACATGTCCCCGGACATCGACTCGGCCGTCCTCCAGGCCGAACTGGCCCGCGCGCTGGTCTCCACGGCGCTGCGCGAGATCGCGGAGCGCCGGCCCGAACCGGCCGTGCGGGACGACGTACTGCGCCTCGCGCGCTGGCGGGCGGCCCACGACGGCCTGGAGGGCTTCGGCCTCGACCCGTACTCGGGAACGGAACTCCCCGCGGCGGACCTCGCGGAGGCCCTGCTGGACCTGGTCGCCCCGGAACTGGCCGCCGCCGGCGACCTCGACCACGCCGCCAAGACCCTGGCGGGCCTCCTGCGCGACGGCTCGGGCGCCCACCGCCAGCGGGTGGCGTTCGCCCGCCGACAGGACCTGACGGACGTACTGCGCCACCTCACGGACGAGACGGAGGACTTCTGA
- a CDS encoding MFS transporter → MTPTTAPPRLWQRIFADLTPLSASADYRRLWFGGTISWVGQAMTTLAISLQVYDITRSSFSVGLVGLFSLVPLVVFGLYGGAIADTVDRRKLGLYSSMGAAALSVVLAVAALLDFHRVWFLYAVVALQAVCGALTGPARSAMIPRLLPVEQLPAANALNSMTMTFGSMVGPALGGVIVTVAGYGTAYLIDVVTFGAALYAMWKLPSMKPDRAEGARGRASVLDGLRFLGTRPNIRMTFFSDLAAMVLAQPKALFPAIAVLWYGGGPGTVGLLVAALAAGALLGGLFSGWQGRIRRHGLAILLAVAGWGLAVAAFGLSRNLWLGMFFLALAGYADTASMVFRTTMLQAATPDDMRGRLQGVFIIVVAGGPRLGDFLAGTAADLISPGVAVTGGGLACVLVLGLLALRWRNFARYDARSPQA, encoded by the coding sequence GTGACTCCGACGACCGCCCCACCCCGGCTCTGGCAGCGCATATTCGCCGACCTCACGCCGCTGAGCGCATCCGCCGACTACCGGCGGCTGTGGTTCGGCGGAACCATCTCGTGGGTCGGGCAAGCGATGACCACCCTCGCCATCTCGCTCCAGGTCTACGACATCACCCGGTCCAGCTTCTCCGTCGGGCTCGTCGGTCTCTTCTCGCTCGTCCCGCTCGTCGTCTTCGGCCTCTACGGCGGCGCGATCGCCGACACCGTGGACCGGCGCAAACTCGGCCTCTACAGCTCGATGGGCGCCGCCGCACTCTCGGTCGTGCTCGCCGTCGCCGCGCTGCTCGACTTCCACCGCGTCTGGTTCCTGTACGCCGTCGTCGCACTCCAGGCGGTCTGCGGGGCGCTCACCGGGCCCGCGCGGTCCGCCATGATCCCGAGGCTGCTCCCGGTCGAACAGCTGCCCGCCGCCAATGCCCTGAACTCGATGACCATGACCTTCGGGTCGATGGTCGGCCCGGCCCTCGGCGGGGTCATCGTCACGGTCGCGGGCTACGGGACGGCCTACCTGATCGACGTCGTCACCTTCGGCGCCGCGCTCTACGCGATGTGGAAGCTGCCGTCGATGAAGCCGGACCGGGCCGAGGGCGCCCGGGGACGGGCTTCCGTGCTCGACGGACTGCGCTTCCTCGGCACCCGGCCGAACATTCGGATGACCTTCTTCTCCGACCTGGCCGCCATGGTGCTCGCCCAGCCCAAGGCACTGTTCCCGGCCATCGCCGTGCTCTGGTACGGCGGCGGCCCCGGTACGGTCGGCCTGCTGGTCGCCGCGCTGGCCGCCGGAGCGCTGCTCGGCGGGCTGTTCTCCGGCTGGCAGGGCCGCATCCGCCGGCACGGGCTGGCGATCCTGCTGGCCGTCGCCGGCTGGGGGTTGGCCGTAGCGGCGTTCGGGCTCAGCCGGAACCTGTGGCTCGGCATGTTCTTCCTGGCCCTGGCCGGGTACGCGGACACCGCCTCGATGGTGTTCCGCACGACCATGCTCCAGGCCGCCACCCCCGACGACATGCGGGGCCGCTTGCAGGGCGTCTTCATCATCGTCGTCGCGGGCGGGCCCCGGCTCGGTGACTTCCTCGCCGGGACCGCCGCCGACTTGATCTCCCCGGGCGTGGCCGTCACGGGCGGCGGGCTGGCCTGTGTGCTGGTGCTGGGTCTGCTCGCGCTGCGGTGGCGCAACTTCGCCCGGTACGACGCCCGGTCCCCACAGGCCTGA
- a CDS encoding cupin domain-containing protein encodes MTKQKVNIAEKLAGFTEQWAPRRIARVNDYEVKAARLQGEFVWHTHEDTDELFLVVGGTLTIRLRDGEVVLGPGEMYVVPRGVEHCPAAAEEAQILLFEPVGTVNTGSGGGDRTREPVDA; translated from the coding sequence ATGACGAAACAGAAGGTCAACATCGCCGAAAAGCTGGCGGGTTTCACCGAGCAGTGGGCCCCGCGGCGCATCGCCCGCGTCAACGACTACGAGGTCAAGGCCGCCCGGCTCCAGGGGGAGTTCGTCTGGCACACCCACGAGGACACCGACGAGCTGTTCCTGGTGGTCGGGGGCACCCTGACGATCCGCCTGCGCGACGGGGAGGTGGTCCTGGGACCCGGCGAGATGTACGTGGTCCCGCGCGGGGTCGAACACTGCCCGGCGGCGGCGGAGGAGGCACAGATCCTGCTCTTCGAACCGGTCGGCACCGTCAACACCGGTAGCGGAGGCGGCGACCGGACCCGGGAACCGGTGGACGCGTAG
- a CDS encoding helix-turn-helix domain-containing protein, whose amino-acid sequence MAAIRPPSTVSAWQPPVPGIAEVFHARFTEHAYPAHVHDTWALMILDGGRVDFALDGERHGLGVSDAVVLLPPGVSHDGRTVTETGFRKRVLYLDTSVLPERLTGAAVDTPLLADPALRARVHGLHLALAERDPFEAQSRLAFLRERLHRRLAGRAAEGRGPVPGARVAVRLRELLDARVVEGITLEEASVELGHLHPTHLIRTFKSAYGLPPHAYLTARRVALARRLLLAGVRPAEAAVAAGFYDQAHLTRHFGRHVGISPARFARSGRS is encoded by the coding sequence ATGGCCGCGATACGTCCGCCCAGCACCGTGTCCGCCTGGCAGCCGCCGGTGCCCGGCATCGCCGAGGTCTTCCACGCCCGCTTCACCGAGCACGCGTACCCGGCCCACGTGCACGACACCTGGGCGCTGATGATCCTCGACGGCGGACGGGTGGACTTCGCCCTCGACGGGGAACGGCACGGCCTCGGGGTGTCGGACGCGGTGGTCCTGCTGCCGCCCGGGGTGAGCCACGACGGGCGGACCGTGACCGAGACCGGTTTCCGCAAGCGCGTGTTGTACCTGGACACTTCGGTGCTCCCGGAGCGGCTGACCGGGGCCGCCGTCGACACCCCGCTGCTGGCCGACCCCGCGCTCCGTGCGCGCGTGCACGGGCTGCACCTGGCGCTCGCGGAACGGGACCCCTTCGAGGCCCAGTCGCGCCTGGCCTTCCTACGGGAGCGGCTGCACCGCCGGCTGGCGGGGCGCGCGGCCGAAGGGCGGGGGCCCGTGCCGGGCGCGCGGGTCGCCGTACGGCTGCGCGAGCTGCTCGACGCGCGGGTGGTCGAGGGGATCACCCTGGAGGAGGCCTCGGTCGAGCTCGGACACCTGCACCCCACGCACCTGATCCGGACCTTCAAGTCGGCGTACGGGCTGCCGCCGCACGCGTATCTGACTGCGCGACGGGTGGCGTTGGCGCGGCGGCTGCTGCTGGCGGGGGTGCGGCCGGCCGAGGCGGCGGTGGCGGCTGGGTTCTACGACCAGGCGCACCTGACGCGGCACTTCGGGCGGCACGTCGGGATCAGCCCGGCGCGGTTCGCCCGATCCGGCCGGTCGTGA
- a CDS encoding carboxyl transferase domain-containing protein has translation MTTRLSARAAIASVTDAGSFTELPAPRRESPADGPLEWTGYDDSRARAAERTGEQESVVTGTARVGGREATVISFEFGFLGGSLGQRTGDRLEAAYAHAREHRLPLVSLIATGGSRMQEGMLALTQLQRVARQCVLTRAAGLPQLAVLRDPTTGGGWATLGAGADVVLALPGAQVGFAGSRVRPADADPTAYGAEGQYAAGHVDAVVPAAELPGTLADWLRILAAPRPAAPLEPPGALADASPPRTGWDAVLQARHPDRPHAAAYLDAYFELRLPLSGDRAGGTDPGMLCGFGLREGRAVAYAAQCGTATRPAGYRTAARVIRLADRLGIPVLTLVDTPGAANDAAAEHAGAGAAIADTFAAVAAATVPVTTLLIGEGGSGGALALAAPGNTWATPDSYFSVIAPELAAAILKRPPAAAPATADQLRVRPQDLVALGVARGIVGPADGA, from the coding sequence GTGACGACCCGCCTCTCGGCCCGCGCGGCCATCGCCTCCGTGACCGACGCCGGCAGCTTCACCGAACTCCCGGCGCCCCGGCGGGAGTCGCCCGCCGACGGCCCCCTGGAGTGGACCGGCTACGACGACTCCCGCGCCCGCGCCGCCGAGCGCACCGGCGAACAGGAGTCCGTGGTCACCGGCACCGCCCGGGTCGGCGGCCGCGAAGCCACCGTCATCTCCTTCGAGTTCGGCTTCCTCGGCGGCTCGCTGGGGCAGCGCACCGGGGACCGGCTCGAAGCCGCGTACGCCCACGCCCGCGAACACCGGCTCCCCCTCGTCTCGCTGATCGCCACCGGCGGCTCCCGGATGCAGGAGGGCATGCTCGCCCTCACCCAGCTCCAGCGCGTGGCCCGCCAGTGCGTCCTGACCCGGGCCGCGGGGCTCCCGCAGCTCGCCGTCCTGCGCGATCCGACCACGGGCGGCGGCTGGGCCACCCTGGGGGCCGGGGCCGATGTGGTCCTCGCGCTCCCCGGGGCCCAGGTCGGCTTCGCCGGGTCCCGGGTGCGTCCGGCGGACGCCGATCCCACGGCCTACGGCGCCGAAGGGCAGTACGCCGCCGGTCACGTGGACGCCGTGGTGCCCGCCGCCGAGCTGCCGGGCACCCTCGCCGACTGGCTCCGCATCCTGGCCGCGCCCCGCCCCGCAGCGCCGCTGGAGCCGCCTGGCGCGCTGGCGGACGCGAGCCCGCCGCGGACCGGATGGGACGCCGTCCTGCAGGCCAGGCACCCCGACCGGCCGCACGCCGCCGCGTACCTGGACGCGTACTTCGAGCTCCGCCTGCCCCTCTCCGGGGACCGGGCGGGCGGCACCGACCCCGGCATGCTGTGCGGATTCGGGCTGCGCGAGGGCCGCGCCGTCGCCTACGCCGCCCAGTGCGGCACCGCCACCCGCCCGGCGGGCTACCGTACGGCCGCCCGCGTCATCCGCCTCGCGGACCGGCTGGGCATCCCGGTGCTCACCCTGGTGGACACCCCGGGCGCGGCCAACGACGCCGCCGCCGAACACGCGGGCGCGGGCGCGGCCATCGCGGACACCTTCGCGGCGGTGGCCGCGGCCACCGTCCCCGTCACCACCCTGCTGATCGGCGAGGGCGGCTCGGGCGGCGCCCTCGCGCTGGCCGCGCCGGGGAACACCTGGGCCACACCGGACAGCTACTTCTCGGTGATCGCCCCGGAACTGGCGGCGGCCATCCTCAAGCGGCCCCCGGCGGCCGCGCCCGCCACGGCGGACCAACTCCGCGTCCGCCCCCAGGACCTGGTCGCCCTGGGGGTCGCCCGCGGCATCGTCGGCCCGGCCGACGGGGCCTGA
- a CDS encoding LysE family transporter yields MSELMTPTLAGAAAGLGVAMPMGAMSVLLLQEAMRDRRTAVAAAAGIAAVDLGYAALATALGPWVASHVAPVEAWVRLASAVILLVIAARGLYGASPARASAPVRVSDSAAASDTVSARPAARPAKAFARYVGLTALNPTTALYFAALTTAQGAALGAGAAGAAFLLGVGAASLLWQQALVTLGALAGTRVPDGARVWTFRLGYGLVAAYAVKIALPLP; encoded by the coding sequence GGCGGGCGCGGCCGCGGGGCTGGGCGTGGCGATGCCCATGGGGGCGATGAGCGTGCTGCTGCTGCAAGAGGCCATGCGCGACCGCCGCACTGCCGTGGCCGCGGCCGCGGGAATCGCGGCCGTCGACCTCGGCTACGCAGCCCTCGCCACCGCCCTGGGGCCCTGGGTGGCCTCCCACGTCGCCCCGGTCGAGGCCTGGGTACGGCTGGCCTCGGCGGTGATCCTGCTGGTCATTGCGGCGCGCGGCCTCTACGGGGCCTCCCCCGCCCGGGCCTCGGCCCCCGTCCGGGTCTCGGACTCCGCCGCGGCATCCGACACCGTGTCCGCCCGGCCCGCGGCCCGGCCGGCCAAGGCCTTCGCCCGGTACGTCGGCCTCACCGCCCTCAACCCCACCACCGCCCTCTACTTCGCCGCCCTCACCACCGCCCAGGGCGCCGCCCTCGGCGCCGGAGCGGCCGGCGCCGCCTTCCTCCTCGGTGTCGGCGCCGCCTCCCTCCTCTGGCAGCAGGCGCTCGTGACGCTCGGCGCCCTCGCCGGCACCCGCGTCCCGGACGGCGCCCGCGTCTGGACCTTCCGCCTCGGCTACGGCCTGGTCGCCGCGTACGCGGTGAAGATCGCCCTCCCGCTCCCGTGA